CTATAACAAAATGAAAATTGTGATTTAACACAATCTCTCGATCCTTCAACTAAATTGTAAAATAACATCTCCACGACCAAGAACAGGAGTGACTGATTCGTTCCCCATGTGAAGCACATCATCATCAGGTTGAAATGTCATAAACCAACAACGATCTTTACATGCATGACATGTGGCCCCGGAATCAATCCACCACGCAATGTTATCATCCTGCACATAAAATGCTTCAGAAATATGTGATACATAATTCTGAACAGAATTTACAAAACAATCAAAATTCTGACCTTGGTTAGGAACTTGGTCCTTAGACCCGTTTCCCGAACCCGAACCGCTTACTCTATCCTTGTTCTTTCCAACACGACATTCTTTCTTAAAGTGACGAGGTTTGCCACAAATCCAACAAGATTTCTTATCCTTCTTATTGGAACCATCGTTTTTACCTTGAAACTTACGTTTCTTTTCATTaaactttttgttgtttttgttcccACGTTTACCATCCTCAATCATGTTAACACCCTCTTGAACTCGTATTGATTCCTCAATACGTAGGGTGCCTTCCAATTAAGTCAAGGATAATTCTTCTTTCTTATGTTTCAACATGTGTTTGAAAGTCTGCCATGATGGTGGCAGTTTGTCTATTATTGAAGACACTGAAATGGATTCATCCATTTTCAAATTATGTTGTGTAAATTGTCCCAAAATTCGAAGAATGTCGTGGAATTGTTCCATAACATGCCTTAAATCCACCATTTTGTAATAATTGAAATTACTCACAAGAAACTTCTTACTTGAAGAATCTTCGGCCATGTATTTGGATTCAAGTGAATCGCATAATTCCTTTGCAGTTTCTACAGATTGGTAAACATCAAAAAGAGCATCAGACATACCATTTAGAATGTGGCCACGACATATGAAGTCATCGTTATCCCACTTGTTTCCTCTCCTGATTTGATCCACAGTTGCATCATCAGGAAGTTCTGGCATGGGGGTGGGTAGAACATTAACAACCTTCAACGTTGTTAACAGAAATCGCATCTTCTGCTTCCATCTTCTAAAATTAACTCCTTCAAATTTCTCTAGTTTTCCAAACTTGCTTGTCATCTCTTTCACCGTTTCCCCATACATGATTACAAACAGaatactttatagatttgttagaaaatgggtatgaattgactgcctGGATTAgttcttgaatcgtgtgttcactatctctataaagtatttcgacccaacgattgcctcggttgcacaaaatctttacagggataagacaagaacacaATTAGTggttttggcaatgaaatcaccaATCAAATTATCTGAGAGATTGTGTGTGTTTTCTGTTGGTTAGAATGAATGCAGAATGAACCAAGAAACGTTCATAAAACTGTTATAGAAAACAGTTAGAAAACGAAAGGGTGTATCCCTTCATTTTTGGCGGGAAAATCGGTTATACCGAAAAGGTTTAACTATTGGAACGCACCTTTTCTAAATAACGAATAGTGCAAGGGGCAG
This genomic window from Rutidosis leptorrhynchoides isolate AG116_Rl617_1_P2 chromosome 2, CSIRO_AGI_Rlap_v1, whole genome shotgun sequence contains:
- the LOC139887691 gene encoding uncharacterized protein; translation: MYGETVKEMTSKFGKLEKFEGVNFRRWKQKMRFLLTTLKVVNVLPTPMPELPDDATVDQIRRGNKWDNDDFICRGHILNGMSDALFDVYQSVETAKELCDSLESKYMAEDSSSKKFLVSNFNYYKMVDLRHVMEQFHDILRILGQFTQHNLKMDESISVSSIIDKLPPSWQTFKHMLKHKKEELSLT